A section of the Malus sylvestris chromosome 17, drMalSylv7.2, whole genome shotgun sequence genome encodes:
- the LOC126611584 gene encoding DEAD-box ATP-dependent RNA helicase 35-like codes for MEEVVLRHEMSMEAEDDDYIEYVPVAKRRAIEAQKILERKRKFAGGELESARTKKRKEEELDKFSKLAAQEKPKPPSLVVKASQLKHDAPEITPAQEMVQKEREIIESLSDRKALLSVGELAKGITYTDPIPTGWKPPLHIRRMTRKQCDLIRKQWHILVGGEDVPLPIKTFKDMRFPKPILEKLKAKGIVQPTPIQVQGLPVILSGRDMIGIAFTGSGKTLAFVLPLIMVALQEEMMMPIVRGEGPFGLIICPSRELAKQTYQVVEEYLAPMREVGYPEIRPLLCIGGVDMRSQLEIIRKGVHIVVATPGRLKDLLGKKKMNLDNCRYLTLDEADRLVDMGFEDDIREVFDHFKDQRQTLLFSATMPAKILNFAKSALVKPVTVNVGRAGAANLDVIQEVEYVKQEVKIVYLLECLQKTPPPVVIFCENKADVDDIHEYLLLKGVDAVALHAGKGQEEREHAVSSFKAGKKDVLVATGVASKGLDFPNIQHVINYDMPPEIEDYVHRIGRTGRCGKTGIATTFINKNQSETTLLDLKHLLQEAKQRIPPVLAELNNPIGDYVDVATANASGVKGCANCGGLGHRIGDCPKLENQKRMAIAASRSGMYFGSGGYKGEI; via the coding sequence ATGGAAGAAGTTGTGCTGAGGCACGAGATGTCGATGGAAGCAGAAGACGACGATTATATTGAGTATGTGCCGGTGGCGAAGCGGCGAGCAATCGAAGCTCAGAAAATACTTGAGCGGAAGAGAAAGTTCGCCGGCGGGGAGCTAGAGTCGGCCAGAACCAAGaaaaggaaggaagaggaattGGACAAGTTTTCGAAACTTGCTGCTCAAGAAAAGCCTAAGCCCCCCAGTCTTGTTGTCAAAGCATCACAGTTGAAGCACGACGCTCCGGAGATCACTCCAGCACAAGAGATGGtgcaaaaagagagagagatcattGAAAGCTTATCCGATCGCAAGGCGCTGCTGTCAGTTGGTGAATTGGCAAAGGGAATCACTTATACGGATCCCATACCGACGGGCTGGAAGCCTCCATTGCATATAAGGAGGATGACGAGGAAGCAATGTGATTTGATTCGAAAGCAATGGCATATTCTAGTTGGTGGTGAAGATGTTCCGCTGCCTATCAAGACTTTCAAGGATATGAGGTTTCCGAAACCAATTTTGGAGAAGTTGAAAGCCAAGGGGATTGTTCAACCGACCCCCATTCAGGTGCAAGGTCTTCCGGTGATTTTATCCGGGCGGGATATGATTGGCATTGCGTTTACAGGTTCGGGAAAGACATTGGCTTTTGTTTTGCCGTTGATCATGGTGGCATTGCAGGAGGAGATGATGATGCCAATTGTTCGGGGTGAAGGCCCTTTCGGATTGATTATTTGTCCGTCGAGGGAGCTAGCCAAGCAGACTTATCAAGTGGTGGAGGAGTATTTGGCTCCTATGAGAGAGGTTGGTTATCCAGAGATTAGGCCTTTGCTCTGCATTGGTGGAGTTGACATGCGGTCTCAGTTGGAGATTATAAGGAAAGGTGTTCATATAGTTGTTGCAACTCCGGGGAGGTTGAAGGATTtgttggggaagaagaagatgaatctCGATAATTGTAGATATTTAACTTTGGATGAGGCTGATAGATTGGTGGATATGGGATTTGAGGATGACATACGAGAAGTTTTCGACCATTTTAAAGATCAAAGGCAGACACTCTTGTTTTCAGCCACAATGCCGGCGAAAATTCTCAACTTTGCCAAAAGCGCTTTGGTAAAACCTGTAACCGTAAATGTGGGAAGAGCCGGAGCTGCAAATCTTGACGTGATTCAGGAGGTTGAGTACGTGAAGCAAGAGGTTAAGATTGTGTACCTTCTTGAGTGTCTGCAAAAGACCCCGCCGCCTGTGGTAATTTTCTGCGAAAACAAGGCGGATGTGGATGACATTCATGAGTATCTTTTGTTAAAAGGAGTGGACGCGGTGGCCCTTCATGCAGGGAAGGGTCAGGAGGAGAGGGAGCATGCCGTTTCTTCGTTCAAGGCAGGGAAGAAGGATGTTTTGGTTGCCACTGGGGTTGCCTCAAAGGGTTTGGATTTTCCGAATATTCAACATGTCATAAATTATGACATGCCGCCAGAAATCGAAGATTATGTCCACAGGATTGGACGAACAGGAAGATGTGGGAAGACTGGAATTGCAACGACGTTTATAAACAAGAATCAAAGTGAGACAACACTGCTCGACTTGAAGCACCTCCTACAAGAGGCAAAGCAAAGGATTCCACCGGTCTTGGCAGAGCTTAACAATCCAATTGGAGACTACGTGGACGTTGCAACAGCAAATGCAAGCGGGGTTAAGGGCTGCGCTAACTGCGGTGGGCTTGGTCATCGGATTGGTGACTGCCCCAAACTAGAGAATCAGAAAAGAATGGCCATTGCCGCCTCTAGATCAGGGATGTATTTTGGGTCTGGTGGTTACAAAGGAGAAATCTGA